In Labrus mixtus chromosome 11, fLabMix1.1, whole genome shotgun sequence, a single window of DNA contains:
- the LOC132983120 gene encoding apolipoprotein A-I-like produces the protein MKVLVVLVFAFFTGCNAELYAHKPKSKLDLMNEAFWDYVSQTILTSWVAFSDFRQTEFGVVVSDYLREGAEVADIYATRVWEQVPSHTKDNIDSLLTELANHVEEKGIAVKEKLLEPLVEEAAPVADKVASRLLQCAEELSDMASPHIENLRENLEPLAQGVQRKLTDLYNRLSKAAKSTTT, from the exons ATGAAGGTCCTTGTGGTGCTCGTCTTTGCCTTTTTCACTG GTTGTAATGCCGAACTCTATGCTCATAAACCAAAATCAAAGCTGGATTTAATGAATGAAGCATTCTGGGACTATGTTTCCCAAACCATCTTGACATCATGGGTAGCATTCAGTGACTTCAGGCAGACTGAGTTTGGTGTGGTTGTGAG TGATTATCTCAGAGAGGGTGCAGAAGTTGCTGATATATATGCTACAAGAGTCTGGGAGCAGGTTCCATCACATACCAAGGACAACATTGACAGTCTTCTTACCGAGTTGGCAAACCATGTGGAGGAAAAAGGGATAGCTGTCAAGGAAAAACTACTTGAGCCTTTAGTCGAGGAGGCGGCACCTGTGGCAGACAAGGTTGCAAGCAGGCTGCTTCAATGCGCTGAAGAGTTGAGCGATATGGCCTCCCCCCACATTGAAAACCTGAGGGAAAACCTGGAGCCCTTGGCCCAAGGCGTCCAAAGAAAACTCACAGACCTGTACAATCGCCTTTCAAAAGCAGCTAAATCAACCACAACCTGA
- the LOC132983766 gene encoding apolipoprotein A-I-like has translation MKVLVVFALAVFTGCNANLFYADEPKPQLEVLTDAFWDYVSKATQTADDTLQMIKKSQFGQDVTARLTDSADAATVYAQRVHEQLPPVAQDMIGTVTMETYALRTRLEQEMTTVKEKLEPLTEEMKAKIQERVEQLKQELATYTDTMDSEALRTTLVQKTEELKASLEQSVQELQTQLGPYTDDLKQKVDQHLLVFKERVAPMTEQVQSELAQRAQQVRDMASPYVEELREKLDPLTQDVQTRLNALYESFVKTN, from the exons ATGAAGGTCCTTGTTGTGTTTGCCCTTGCCGTTTTCACTG gctgtaacgccaaCCTTTTCTATGCTGATGAACCCAAGCCACAGCTGGAAGTCCTGACTGATGCATTCTGGGACTATGTTTCCAAAGCTACCCAGACAGCTGATGACACCCTCCAGATGATCAAGAAGTCTCAGTTTGGACAGGATGTGAC TGCTCGTCTCACAGATAGTGCTGATGCTGCTACAGTGTATGCTCAAAGAGTCCATGAGCAGCTTCCCCCTGTTGCCCAGGACATGATCGGCACAGTCACCATGGAGACCTATGCCCTCAGAACTCGTTTGGAGCAGGAGATGACCACTGTCAAGGAAAAGCTTGAGCCCTTAACTGAGGAGATGAAGGCCAAGATCCAAGAGCGAGTAGAGCAGCTCAAACAGGAGCTGGCCACCTACACAGACACCATGGACTCAGAGGCCCTGAGGACCACCCTGGTACAGAAGACAGAGGAGCTGAAGGCCAGCCTGGAGCAGAGTGTGCAGGAGCTGCAGACTCAGCTGGGGCCTTACACTGATGACCTGAAGCAGAAGGTGGACCAGCACCTGCTGGTCTTCAAGGAGAGAGTGGCCCCCATGACAGAGCAGGTTCAGAGTGAGCTGGCTCAGAGAGCCCAGCAGGTGAGAGATATGGCCTCCCCCTACGTTGAAGAGCTGAGGGAAAAGCTGGACCCCTTGACCCAGGACGTCCAGACCCGTCTCAACGCCCTGTACGAGTCCTTTGTCAAAACCAACTAA